In Capillimicrobium parvum, a genomic segment contains:
- a CDS encoding glycosyltransferase family 2 protein: MLRKSTLDVHAAQVAAAPADDPGVQASILIVLDGGAEQALRCLASIAALDAGSPEHEVVIVDDASVGLDGLLARLDGDVAVVRTPRREGFAAAATRGLHRCTGDVVVLLRGAPEVASGFLGPLVAALADPGRAAATAVTAQALDEPAVAAHAVAVRRTDVPALPAAPAGLEIAALCAQLARRGSVDPIERSAVGAPGARTGGCRRAPGEAVELTIVIPTLDAAGDRVRRCIAAAQATTEAPHEIVVVDNGAPPQGFTAPVNAGLRAARGRYAVVLNDDVELLPGWWPPLRAALDAGAAVAFPLTIDGAMRTDFAAWCFALSRETLDEFAVAEGEFLDPELVVWYQDTDLLQRLREAGRPPVLVETSTIRHGLSETVGSEDPGLRAWIAAQVRADQAAFEHRHGTAVAGAAR, from the coding sequence ATGCTGAGGAAGTCGACGCTCGACGTCCACGCAGCTCAAGTCGCGGCCGCGCCGGCCGATGACCCTGGTGTGCAGGCCTCGATCCTGATCGTGCTCGACGGCGGCGCCGAGCAGGCGCTGCGGTGCCTGGCGTCCATCGCCGCCCTCGACGCCGGCTCGCCCGAGCACGAGGTGGTCATCGTCGACGACGCCTCCGTCGGCCTCGACGGGCTGCTCGCCCGGCTCGACGGCGACGTCGCGGTCGTGCGCACACCGCGCCGCGAGGGCTTCGCTGCCGCCGCGACCCGCGGCCTGCACCGCTGCACCGGCGACGTCGTCGTGCTGCTGCGCGGCGCACCCGAGGTCGCCTCCGGCTTCCTGGGCCCGCTCGTGGCCGCGCTGGCCGACCCGGGCCGCGCGGCCGCCACCGCGGTCACCGCACAGGCGCTCGACGAGCCGGCCGTCGCCGCGCACGCCGTCGCCGTGCGCCGCACCGACGTTCCCGCTCTTCCCGCCGCGCCCGCCGGCCTGGAGATCGCCGCGCTCTGCGCGCAGCTCGCCCGTCGCGGCAGCGTCGATCCGATCGAGCGCAGCGCCGTCGGCGCGCCCGGCGCCCGCACCGGCGGCTGCCGCCGCGCGCCCGGCGAGGCGGTCGAGCTGACGATCGTCATCCCGACCCTCGATGCCGCCGGCGACCGCGTGCGCCGCTGCATCGCCGCCGCACAGGCGACCACCGAGGCGCCCCACGAGATCGTCGTCGTCGACAACGGCGCCCCACCGCAGGGCTTCACCGCGCCCGTCAACGCCGGCCTGCGCGCTGCCCGCGGCCGCTACGCCGTCGTGCTCAACGACGACGTCGAGCTGCTGCCCGGCTGGTGGCCGCCGCTGCGCGCCGCGCTCGACGCGGGCGCCGCCGTCGCCTTCCCGCTGACGATCGACGGCGCCATGCGTACCGACTTCGCCGCCTGGTGCTTCGCGCTCTCGCGCGAGACCCTCGACGAGTTCGCCGTGGCCGAGGGCGAGTTCCTCGATCCCGAGCTCGTCGTCTGGTACCAGGACACCGACCTGCTGCAGCGCCTGCGCGAGGCCGGACGCCCACCGGTGCTCGTCGAGACATCGACGATCCGCCACGGGCTGTCGGAGACCGTCGGCAGCGAGGACCCCGGCCTGCGCGCGTGGATCGCCGCCCAGGTCCGCGCCGATCAGGCCGCCTTCGAGCACCGGCACGGCACCGCCGTGGCCGGCGCCGCACGCTGA
- a CDS encoding flagellin N-terminal helical domain-containing protein: protein MSLRIQNNVEAFGAHRNLQSTSGAISKSMERLSSGYRINRGADDAAGLGISEKMRGQIKGLAQAQRNIGDGVSMVQTAEANLDEVHSMLQRVRELAVQYNNSTNSAANQSAIQSEVYQLASEIERIGSSAQFNGISLLNTTGSVTFQVGANDGQVITVALISLGSTVGGGVSTWYSLGTSTAISQIDAAIDGVSAARATFGAVQNRLEHANAASAAYQENLVAAESRIRDVDMAEEMINFTKNQVLSQAGQSMLSQANQSSQGVLSLLR, encoded by the coding sequence ATGTCCCTTCGCATCCAGAACAACGTCGAGGCCTTCGGCGCCCACCGCAACCTGCAGTCGACCTCGGGCGCGATCTCGAAGTCGATGGAGCGCCTGTCGTCCGGCTACCGCATCAACCGCGGCGCCGACGACGCCGCCGGTCTAGGCATCTCCGAGAAGATGCGCGGCCAGATCAAGGGCCTGGCTCAGGCTCAGCGCAACATCGGCGACGGCGTGTCGATGGTGCAGACGGCTGAGGCCAACCTCGACGAGGTCCACTCGATGCTCCAGCGCGTTCGCGAGCTGGCGGTCCAGTACAACAACTCGACCAACTCGGCGGCCAACCAGTCGGCCATCCAGTCCGAGGTCTACCAGCTCGCGTCGGAGATCGAGCGCATCGGCAGCTCCGCGCAGTTCAACGGCATCTCGCTGCTGAACACGACCGGCTCCGTGACGTTCCAGGTCGGCGCCAACGACGGTCAGGTCATCACGGTGGCCCTGATCTCGCTCGGCTCGACCGTCGGCGGCGGCGTGTCCACCTGGTACAGCCTGGGCACCTCCACGGCCATCTCGCAGATCGACGCGGCCATCGACGGCGTCAGCGCCGCCCGCGCCACGTTCGGCGCGGTGCAGAACCGCCTCGAGCACGCGAACGCGGCCAGCGCGGCCTACCAGGAGAACCTGGTGGCGGCCGAGTCGCGGATCCGCGACGTGGACATGGCGGAGGAGATGATCAACTTCACCAAGAACCAGGTCCTCTCCCAGGCCGGCCAGTCGATGCTGAGCCAGGCCAACCAGTCCAGCCAGGGCGTCCTCTCGCTCCTGCGGTAA
- a CDS encoding CHAP domain-containing protein codes for MSVTEALTRISQIQALLSPHPVAPSAVNQAATPAVNMAASTSPSGSFQSLLAQNAALGATGSATFAPAGASSGPTAARMLQIASAEVGQAEQPPGSNDSTRIAQYRAATAGSGVGPWCAYFTSWVANQAGAPIGEAGQGFGAVQSVADWAQRTGRWTAAGSGAPQPGDLIVWGGRHIGIVESVGADGSISTIEGNSSDRVSRRTYGADGGGATGFVHVG; via the coding sequence ATGAGCGTCACCGAGGCCCTGACCCGCATCTCGCAGATCCAGGCGCTCCTGTCCCCGCACCCCGTCGCGCCTTCCGCCGTGAACCAGGCCGCGACCCCCGCCGTCAACATGGCGGCCTCGACCTCCCCGAGCGGCTCCTTCCAGAGCCTGCTGGCCCAGAACGCCGCGCTCGGCGCGACCGGCAGCGCGACGTTCGCCCCGGCCGGCGCCTCCTCCGGCCCCACCGCCGCGCGCATGCTGCAGATCGCCTCGGCCGAGGTCGGCCAGGCCGAGCAGCCTCCGGGCTCCAACGACTCCACGCGCATCGCGCAGTACCGCGCGGCGACCGCCGGCTCCGGCGTCGGCCCGTGGTGCGCCTACTTCACCTCCTGGGTGGCCAATCAGGCCGGCGCGCCGATCGGCGAGGCCGGCCAGGGCTTCGGCGCGGTGCAGTCCGTCGCCGACTGGGCCCAGCGCACCGGACGCTGGACCGCCGCCGGCAGCGGCGCGCCGCAGCCCGGTGACCTGATCGTCTGGGGCGGGCGCCACATCGGCATCGTCGAGTCCGTCGGAGCCGACGGCTCCATCAGCACGATCGAGGGCAACTCCTCCGACCGCGTCTCGCGCCGCACGTACGGCGCCGACGGCGGCGGCGCCACAGGCTTCGTGCACGTCGGCTGA